One window of the Eucalyptus grandis isolate ANBG69807.140 chromosome 8, ASM1654582v1, whole genome shotgun sequence genome contains the following:
- the LOC104457381 gene encoding uncharacterized protein LOC104457381 isoform X1, with amino-acid sequence MEYLIAEKGNEDFSKETVQSPCDQMLFMVMMPMEILRNRERNLWKRPIKKIHLAIALNGLMMMAVPSEKTRKFQETRLVHVVQKRNTSPVASQGQGKSLQFPMIKLLNLDKIERKKKQGKRGSDTSALYSGSNGGPPDMGALCI; translated from the exons ATGGAGTATTTGATAGCAGAAAAAGGCAATGAAGATTTTTCAAAGGAAACTGTCCAGTCTCCCTGCGATCAGATGCTTTTCATG GTGATGATGCCAATGGAAATTCTgaggaacagagagagaaacctGTGGAAGAGACCAATAAAGAAAATCCACCTAGCAATAGCACTAAACGGACTCATGATGATGGCAGTGCCCAGCGAGAAGACAAG AAAATTCCAAGAAACAAGGCTTGTCCATGTggttcaaaaaagaaatacaagtCCTGTTGCGAGTCAGGGACAGGGAAAGTCTCTGCAATTTCCAA TGATCAAGCTCTTGAATCTAGATaagatagaaaggaaaaagaagcaagGCAAGAGAGGGTCTGACACATCTGCACTTTATAGTGGATCTAATGGAGGGCCACCTGATATGGGGGCTCTTTGTATCTGA
- the LOC104457381 gene encoding OVARIAN TUMOR DOMAIN-containing deubiquitinating enzyme 7 isoform X2: protein MEYLIAEKGNEDFSKETVQSPCDQMLFMVMAGDDANGNSEEQREKPVEETNKENPPSNSTKRTHDDGSAQREDKKIPRNKACPCGSKKKYKSCCESGTGKVSAISNDQALESR, encoded by the exons ATGGAGTATTTGATAGCAGAAAAAGGCAATGAAGATTTTTCAAAGGAAACTGTCCAGTCTCCCTGCGATCAGATGCTTTTCATGGTAATGGCTG GTGATGATGCCAATGGAAATTCTgaggaacagagagagaaacctGTGGAAGAGACCAATAAAGAAAATCCACCTAGCAATAGCACTAAACGGACTCATGATGATGGCAGTGCCCAGCGAGAAGACAAG AAAATTCCAAGAAACAAGGCTTGTCCATGTggttcaaaaaagaaatacaagtCCTGTTGCGAGTCAGGGACAGGGAAAGTCTCTGCAATTTCCAA TGATCAAGCTCTTGAATCTAGATaa
- the LOC120287116 gene encoding OVARIAN TUMOR DOMAIN-containing deubiquitinating enzyme 7-like has product MVQKQHRKSNAKKRPPVKKQGKQADNTQFRAQLDAPGQKIVQVTADGNCFFIRALADQLEGNEDEHGKCRNMVVQYILEEAGHYSYPSYHDEEHYNSVRLKEDTGDGPARPITIKTNSNLSLSSCQAKAGSNKSKSGAGKDITDAGSIKLVMAGSGCENIEKVEQVMSSLLLLACLH; this is encoded by the exons ATGGTACAGAAGCAGCACCGCAAGTCCAACGCTAAGAAACGGCCTCCC GTCAAAAAGCAGGGGAAGCAAGCGGATAACACGCAGTTCCGAGCTCAGCTTGATGCTCCGGGCCAGAAAATTGTCCAGGTGACGGCAGATGGTAATTGCTTTTTCAT AAG GGCGCTTGCAGATCAGTTGGAAGGCAATGAAGATGAACATGGGAAGTGCCGGAATATGGTTGTTCAGTACATATTG GAGGAAGCTGGACATTATAGTTACCC ATCTTATCATGATGAGGAACATTACAACAGTGTGAGGTTGAAGGAAGACACCGGAGATGGGCCAGCTAGGCCAATTACAATCAAG ACCAATTCTAATCTCTCGTTGTCGTCTTGCCAAGCAAAAGCTGGGTCAAACAAGTCTAAATCAGGAGCTGGTAAGGATATTACTGATGCAGGATCCATCAAGCTAGTCATGGCTGGAAGTGGTTGTGAGAACATTGAGAAAGTTGAGCAGGTTATGTCCTCTCTTCTTCTGCTTGCTTGTTTGCATTAA